AGGGTGGCCTCCGAGAAACGAACGACTTTCCGTTTCAGGCCGTGCTCCTCCAATTGGCGCGGAACCAGGTGGCGTTTGGCGATCTGGACTTTTTCGCTGGTGGTGTAACTGGGCAGTTCGAGCACCTCCAGCCGGTCGCGCAACGCCGGATGGATTGGATCGAGCCAGTTCGCGGTCGTGATGAACAGGACGCGCGACAAATCGAACGGCACGTCCAGGTAATGATCGGTAAAGTTGGAATTCTGCTGAGGATCGAGCACTTCCAGGAGCGCCGCGGCGGGGTCGCCGCGAAAATCTGAGCCCACCTTGTCGATCTCGTCAAGCAGGATAACCGGGTTGTTGGTTTCGACGCGGCGCAAGCTCTGGATGATTCTCCCTGGCAATGCGCCGACGTACGTCCGGCGGTGGCCGCGAATTTCCGCTTCATCGCGCATGCCGCCGAGCGAAATGCGCCCCAGTTTCCGCCCCAGCGCTTCGGCGACACTCTGGCCGAGAGAGGTTTTGCCCACGCCGGGCGGGCCCACCAGGCAGAGGATCGGGCCTTTCAGTTTCCTTTTAAGCTTAATCACCGCCAGATATTCCAGGAGCCGATCTTTGACCTTTGTCAGCCCGAAATGCTGTTCGTCCAGGACGCGAGCGGCGTCCGTGAGATCCAGTTTGTCGGCGGTGGCCTTCGACCACGGGAGGTTGATCAGCCAGTCCAGGTAGTTGCGCGTGACGGTGTATTCGGCTGCGGAGAAGGGAATTTGCTGAAGCCGCTCCAATTCCTTGCGCGCAACCTTGGCCGCTTCTTCGGACAATTGACCCTTTTCAATCTGCTCGCGAAGCGAACTGATCTCCAGGGCGCTGGGATCGCTTTCGCCCAGTTCGCGTTGGATGGCGCGAATCTGTTCGCGCAGGAAGAAGTCGCGCTGGCTTTTCGACATGGAGGAGGCGACTTCCTTTTGAATCTTCGAGCCCAGCGTCAGCACCTCCAATTCCTTGCCCACCAAGGGCAGCAAGCGGGTCAACCGGTCCTTGACCACGTTGGTTTCCAGCAGGCGTTGCCGTTCTTCCAGGCTCAGGTTGAGGTTTGCCGCGATCAGGTCCGCGAGCTTGCCGGGATGATCCGTATTCAGCGCCGTCACTTTGACCTGTTCGGACAGCGCGGGCGAGAGTTTGATGATTTCCTGGAATTGAAGTTGAACGTTGCGCGCCAGCGCCGCCAGTTCCAGGGATTCATCATCGACCTCCTTGAGCACCTTGATCTTAGCGCTCAAATAGGGATCCTGGCTGACGTAATCGGCGATGCGGACGCGCCGCAGCCCTTCGACCAGCACCCGGACGGTGTTGTCGGGGAATTTGAGCATCTTGAGCACGCGCGCGGCACAACCGTGAGGCCACAAGTCTTCTGGAGCCGGGTTCTCGATGTCTTCCCGGCGCTGGAGCACGAGCGCGAGAAAGCGGTCGCCCGCGACGACGTCATCGATCAAGCGAATGCTGGGAGCCGATTCGACCAGAAGCGGGGCGACCATTCCGGGGAAGATCACGATGTCGGACAGTCCGAGAACCGGAAGGACATCGGGGAGCGATTTGGCGGCGACTTTCGGTGGGACCAGTTCCGCGCCGCCCGCCGAGGCGTCCAGGATACTGATAAACTCAGTGTCGGGAGAGGTCATAGTTGCCGGCCTAAAGGTTTAGATGCCGCCGACCTCTAAAAGATTCACGAAATC
This sequence is a window from Verrucomicrobiota bacterium. Protein-coding genes within it:
- the lon gene encoding endopeptidase La, coding for MTSPDTEFISILDASAGGAELVPPKVAAKSLPDVLPVLGLSDIVIFPGMVAPLLVESAPSIRLIDDVVAGDRFLALVLQRREDIENPAPEDLWPHGCAARVLKMLKFPDNTVRVLVEGLRRVRIADYVSQDPYLSAKIKVLKEVDDESLELAALARNVQLQFQEIIKLSPALSEQVKVTALNTDHPGKLADLIAANLNLSLEERQRLLETNVVKDRLTRLLPLVGKELEVLTLGSKIQKEVASSMSKSQRDFFLREQIRAIQRELGESDPSALEISSLREQIEKGQLSEEAAKVARKELERLQQIPFSAAEYTVTRNYLDWLINLPWSKATADKLDLTDAARVLDEQHFGLTKVKDRLLEYLAVIKLKRKLKGPILCLVGPPGVGKTSLGQSVAEALGRKLGRISLGGMRDEAEIRGHRRTYVGALPGRIIQSLRRVETNNPVILLDEIDKVGSDFRGDPAAALLEVLDPQQNSNFTDHYLDVPFDLSRVLFITTANWLDPIHPALRDRLEVLELPSYTTSEKVQIAKRHLVPRQLEEHGLKRKVVRFSEATLRYLIEDYTREAGVRQLEREIATLTRKAARRIISSPTVQQPLIIGPESLADYLGSVRYFSETAEEIKEVGIAVGLGWTPTGGEILFIEATRMQGKGKLILTGSLGDVMKESAQTALSYLRSQAKSLRVDLSSFDSFDIHIHIPAGATPKDGPSAGAAILVALASLFTERRVRSDVALTGEISLRGRILPVGGIKEKVLAASRARLKQVILPERNRKDWEEVPAEVRQKIKARFVQHISELIPLALHAK